In Azospirillaceae bacterium, a genomic segment contains:
- a CDS encoding heparinase II/III family protein → MARGITGMRRFRAGPGALVYRTPLYGVWLGGRAPQSLGVVPADPWPGDSRQGQALLAGTYRFAGEERQGELPPWLDLTAGSAWLTALHGFDWLRHLKAAGGDAARRQARVLVTSWLDGFSSWHAVAWAPEVTAQRIVAWIGAHDFFLASADDGLRARVFDSLARQIRHLARLVPGRLRGVDLLLGIKGLIYGGFCLAGRGRTAQRALWLLERELARQVMADGGHVQRSPSLQMQALRHLIDIRGVLRTARADMPDALQHTIDRLTPTLRFFRHGDGGLALFNGGWVEDPILIDTVLSQADARGRPLRSAPHVGFERLAAGRTCILFDAGAPPPAGLDGRAHAGTLSFEMSVGRERLIVNCGSHPSEAGAWRGALASTAAHSTLVVADTNSASVREDGGLGRRPHPVEAKRSETGGAVLVEAAHDGYRDGFGIIHHRRLYLAENGEDLRGEDRLEGSAGQTYTLRFHLHPAVHASLSQGGDGVLLRLPSGAGWRLRLSGGTVGLEESVYLGDGPEPRGTLQVTVRGETGTGGATLKWALRREKKAEGADP, encoded by the coding sequence ATGGCCCGTGGCATCACCGGCATGAGACGCTTCCGCGCCGGCCCCGGCGCGCTGGTCTACCGGACACCGCTCTATGGCGTCTGGCTGGGCGGCCGCGCGCCCCAATCGCTGGGCGTGGTGCCGGCCGACCCGTGGCCGGGGGATTCCCGCCAGGGCCAGGCCTTGCTGGCCGGGACCTACCGTTTCGCCGGTGAGGAACGGCAGGGTGAGTTGCCGCCCTGGCTGGACCTGACGGCCGGCTCCGCCTGGCTGACGGCGCTGCACGGCTTCGACTGGTTGCGCCACCTGAAGGCCGCCGGCGGTGACGCCGCCCGGCGCCAGGCGCGCGTGCTGGTGACCAGCTGGCTGGACGGTTTCTCTTCCTGGCATGCCGTGGCCTGGGCGCCGGAGGTGACGGCCCAGCGCATCGTCGCCTGGATCGGCGCCCACGACTTCTTCCTGGCCAGCGCCGACGACGGCCTGCGCGCCCGGGTGTTCGACAGCCTGGCCCGCCAGATCCGCCACCTGGCCCGCCTGGTGCCGGGACGCCTGCGCGGCGTTGATTTGCTGCTGGGTATCAAGGGGCTGATCTATGGCGGCTTCTGCCTGGCGGGGCGCGGCCGCACCGCCCAGCGCGCCCTGTGGCTGCTGGAACGCGAGCTGGCCCGCCAGGTCATGGCCGACGGCGGCCATGTGCAGCGCAGCCCGTCCTTGCAGATGCAGGCGCTGCGTCACCTGATCGACATCCGCGGCGTGTTGCGCACCGCCCGGGCGGACATGCCCGACGCCTTGCAGCACACCATCGACCGCCTGACGCCCACCCTGCGCTTCTTCCGCCATGGTGACGGCGGCCTGGCGCTGTTCAACGGCGGCTGGGTGGAAGACCCCATCCTGATCGACACGGTGCTGAGCCAGGCCGACGCCCGCGGCCGCCCCTTGCGCAGCGCCCCGCATGTCGGGTTCGAACGCCTGGCGGCGGGCCGCACCTGCATCCTGTTCGACGCCGGCGCCCCGCCGCCGGCGGGCCTGGACGGCCGCGCCCATGCCGGCACGCTGTCGTTCGAGATGAGCGTGGGGCGCGAACGCCTGATCGTGAACTGCGGCAGCCACCCGTCGGAAGCCGGCGCCTGGCGCGGCGCGCTGGCGTCCACCGCCGCCCATTCCACCCTGGTGGTGGCCGACACCAATTCCGCCTCCGTGCGGGAGGATGGCGGCCTGGGCCGCCGCCCGCACCCGGTGGAGGCCAAGCGCAGCGAGACCGGCGGTGCCGTGCTGGTGGAGGCCGCGCACGACGGTTATCGCGACGGTTTCGGCATCATCCACCACCGCCGCCTGTACCTGGCCGAGAACGGCGAGGATCTGCGCGGCGAGGATAGGCTGGAGGGATCCGCCGGCCAGACCTACACCCTGCGTTTCCACCTGCATCCCGCCGTGCACGCCAGCCTGTCCCAGGGCGGCGACGGCGTGTTGTTGCGCCTGCCCTCGGGTGCCGGCTGGCGCCTGCGCCTGTCGGGCGGCACCGTGGGGCTGGAGGAAAGCGTCTATTTGGGCGACGGGCCCGAGCCGCGCGGCACCCTGCAGGTCACCGTGCGCGGTGAGACCGGGACCGGTGGCGCCACCCTGAAGTGGGCCCTGCGCCGTGAGAAGAAGGCCGAGGGCGCCGACCCCTGA
- the rpe gene encoding ribulose-phosphate 3-epimerase — translation MQQPVRIAPSILSADFANLGAEVRAVDAAGADYIHIDVMDGHFVPNLTIGPMVVQALRPHSAKVFDVHLMISPVDNFIAAFAKAGADIITVHPEAGAHTHRTLQLIRSLGKKAGVALNPATPVSVLDYIMDDVDMILVMSVNPGFGGQSFINSQKDKIRAIRQRIDAVTAGTTRVIDLEVDGGINAELAPVAIAAGADVLVAGTATFQGGPAAYADNIRRLRGPLV, via the coding sequence ATGCAGCAGCCGGTACGCATCGCCCCCTCCATCCTGTCGGCCGACTTCGCCAATCTGGGCGCGGAGGTGCGGGCGGTGGACGCCGCCGGTGCGGACTACATCCATATCGACGTCATGGACGGGCATTTCGTGCCCAACCTGACCATCGGCCCCATGGTGGTGCAGGCCCTGCGCCCGCATTCGGCCAAGGTGTTCGACGTGCACCTGATGATCTCGCCGGTGGACAACTTCATCGCCGCCTTCGCCAAGGCCGGCGCCGACATCATCACCGTGCACCCCGAGGCGGGTGCCCATACCCACCGCACGCTGCAACTGATCCGCAGCCTGGGCAAAAAGGCCGGTGTCGCCCTGAACCCGGCCACGCCGGTGTCGGTGCTGGACTACATCATGGACGACGTCGACATGATCCTGGTCATGTCGGTCAACCCCGGCTTCGGCGGCCAGTCCTTCATCAACAGCCAGAAGGACAAGATCCGGGCCATCCGCCAGCGCATCGACGCCGTGACGGCGGGCACGACCCGTGTCATCGATCTTGAGGTCGACGGCGGCATCAATGCCGAACTGGCGCCCGTGGCCATCGCCGCCGGTGCCGACGTGCTGGTGGCCGGCACCGCCACCTTCCAGGGCGGTCCCGCCGCTTACGCCGACAATATCCGCCGCCTGCGCGGCCCGCTGGTCTAA
- a CDS encoding transcription antitermination factor NusB has translation MNTETLAARRVALDLLESVLRRRVPLDDALDQHPGLAGLEPRDRAFTRLLTATVIRRLGQIDEVVLSLLARPDLPKGGVLDILRVSAAQLLFLGTPAHAAVDTGVELAVAKGFAGMKGLINAVLRRLSREGAELLVAQDAGRLNTPDWLWLSWRQHYGTGHTRAIVDAHLNEAPLDITVKEDPHGWAEKLEATVLPTGTLRRAAGGNVIDLPGFAEGAWWVQDAAAALPARLLGDVAGLNVIDLCAAPGGKTAQLAAAGAKVTAVDRSAPRLDRLSRNMERLGLSVTTAVADAARWQPEELADALLLDAPCSATGTIRRHPDVARLKTAEDVGRLASLQRRLLDRAIDMVKPGGLVVYCTCSLQPEEGEEQLSKLLSRRTDVMVEPVIPVDLAYQGAADDAGMAALGELVTDAGDVRATPGHWAKLGGLDGFFVTRLRRTN, from the coding sequence ATGAACACCGAAACTTTGGCCGCCCGCCGGGTTGCCCTCGACCTTCTGGAAAGCGTGCTGCGCCGCCGCGTGCCGCTGGATGACGCATTGGACCAGCACCCGGGTTTGGCCGGGCTGGAGCCGCGTGATCGCGCCTTCACCCGCCTGCTGACCGCCACCGTCATCCGCCGCCTGGGCCAGATCGACGAAGTGGTGCTGTCGCTGCTGGCCCGGCCCGACCTGCCCAAGGGCGGCGTGCTGGACATCCTGCGCGTGTCCGCCGCCCAGCTGCTGTTCCTGGGCACCCCCGCCCACGCCGCCGTGGACACGGGCGTGGAACTGGCGGTGGCCAAGGGCTTCGCCGGCATGAAGGGCCTGATCAACGCCGTGCTGCGCCGGCTGTCGCGTGAGGGTGCCGAATTGCTGGTGGCGCAGGACGCCGGCCGCCTGAACACGCCCGACTGGCTGTGGCTCAGCTGGCGCCAGCATTACGGCACCGGCCACACCCGCGCCATCGTCGACGCCCACCTGAATGAGGCGCCGCTGGACATCACCGTGAAGGAAGACCCGCACGGCTGGGCGGAAAAGCTGGAGGCGACGGTGCTGCCCACCGGCACCCTGCGCCGTGCCGCCGGCGGCAACGTCATCGACCTGCCAGGCTTTGCCGAGGGCGCCTGGTGGGTGCAGGACGCCGCCGCCGCGCTGCCCGCCCGCCTGCTGGGTGATGTCGCCGGGCTGAACGTGATTGACCTGTGCGCCGCCCCCGGCGGCAAGACCGCGCAACTGGCCGCCGCCGGCGCCAAGGTCACCGCCGTCGATCGCTCCGCCCCCCGGCTGGACCGGCTGTCGCGCAATATGGAACGGCTGGGCCTGTCGGTGACCACCGCCGTGGCCGACGCCGCCCGGTGGCAGCCGGAGGAATTGGCCGACGCCCTCCTGCTGGACGCGCCGTGCAGCGCCACCGGCACCATCCGCCGCCACCCCGACGTGGCGCGCCTGAAGACGGCGGAAGATGTCGGCCGCCTGGCCAGCCTGCAACGCCGCCTGCTGGACCGCGCCATCGACATGGTGAAGCCCGGCGGCCTGGTGGTCTACTGCACCTGCTCCCTCCAGCCGGAGGAGGGGGAGGAGCAGTTGTCCAAGCTGCTGTCGCGCCGCACCGACGTGATGGTGGAACCGGTCATCCCGGTGGATTTGGCCTACCAGGGTGCGGCCGACGACGCCGGCATGGCGGCGCTGGGGGAACTGGTGACCGACGCCGGCGATGTGCGCGCCACGCCGGGCCACTGGGCCAAGCTGGGCGGCCTCGACGGATTTTTCGTGACCCGCCTGCGGCGCACCAATTGA
- a CDS encoding DUF1674 domain-containing protein, with the protein MSKLPPLPQPKAPVFKAHVAPTTPAPETKPEPAKAEAQAEKPVQEIGGPTGPEPTRYGDWERKGRCSDF; encoded by the coding sequence ATGAGCAAGCTGCCCCCCCTGCCCCAGCCCAAGGCCCCCGTGTTCAAGGCGCATGTCGCCCCCACCACGCCCGCACCTGAGACGAAGCCCGAGCCCGCCAAGGCCGAAGCCCAGGCGGAAAAGCCCGTGCAGGAGATCGGCGGCCCCACCGGCCCCGAACCCACGCGCTACGGCGACTGGGAACGCAAGGGCCGCTGTAGCGATTTTTAA
- a CDS encoding ActR/PrrA/RegA family redox response regulator transcription factor, which produces MRLGFTGDASRSLLVVDDDAPFRIRLARALEKRGFDVVAVESVALGVDVAQEAAPRYAVVDLRLADGSGLDVVKALRDARPEARIVMLTGYGNIATAVAAVKAGAVDYLPKPADADAVEAALLTDGPLPPPPEHPMSADRVRWEHIQRVFEQCDRNVSETARRLKMHRRTLQRILNKHAPRT; this is translated from the coding sequence ATGCGCCTCGGCTTCACCGGGGACGCCTCGCGCAGCCTGCTGGTGGTGGATGACGACGCCCCCTTCCGCATCCGACTGGCCCGCGCCCTGGAAAAGCGCGGCTTCGACGTCGTGGCCGTGGAAAGCGTGGCGCTGGGTGTCGACGTGGCGCAGGAAGCGGCCCCCCGCTACGCCGTGGTCGACCTGCGCCTGGCGGATGGCAGCGGCCTGGACGTGGTGAAGGCCCTGCGTGACGCCCGGCCCGAGGCCCGCATCGTCATGCTGACCGGCTATGGCAACATCGCCACCGCCGTCGCCGCCGTGAAGGCCGGTGCGGTGGATTACCTGCCCAAGCCGGCGGACGCCGACGCGGTCGAGGCCGCCTTGCTGACCGATGGCCCCCTGCCGCCGCCGCCCGAACACCCCATGTCCGCCGACCGGGTGCGCTGGGAACACATCCAGCGGGTGTTCGAACAGTGCGACCGCAACGTCTCTGAAACCGCGCGCCGCCTGAAGATGCACCGCCGCACCCTGCAGCGCATCCTTAACAAGCACGCGCCCAGGACTTGA